A stretch of the Methylobacterium oryzae genome encodes the following:
- a CDS encoding recombinase family protein — MLVGYARTSTLEQEAGLDAQVRDLTALGCRKLFREQVSSVGRRTQLEAAIDFCREGDALVVTKLDRLARSVTHLGTIITALEAKGVALRILNLGVDSATPTGRLMLNVLGGVAQFEREIMLERQREGIAKAKAAGRYKGRKPTVRARQAEIEALAAEGLSMAVIAARLGIGKGSVHRAVGKPRPVDAAPSR, encoded by the coding sequence ATGCTCGTCGGTTACGCGCGTACCTCGACCCTCGAACAGGAGGCCGGCCTCGACGCCCAGGTCCGTGATCTCACTGCGCTCGGTTGCAGGAAGCTGTTCCGCGAGCAGGTCTCCTCCGTGGGGCGCCGCACCCAGCTCGAGGCCGCCATCGATTTTTGCCGCGAGGGCGACGCCCTCGTCGTCACCAAGCTCGATCGCCTCGCCCGTTCAGTCACCCACCTCGGCACCATCATCACCGCGCTCGAAGCCAAGGGTGTCGCCCTGCGGATCCTGAACCTCGGCGTCGATAGCGCCACCCCGACTGGGCGCCTGATGCTCAACGTCCTGGGCGGCGTCGCGCAGTTCGAGCGCGAGATCATGCTGGAGCGCCAACGGGAGGGCATCGCCAAGGCGAAAGCGGCTGGCCGCTACAAGGGCCGCAAGCCGACGGTGCGGGCGCGGCAGGCCGAGATCGAGGCCCTGGCGGCGGAGGGGCTCAGCATGGCGGTGATCGCCGCGCGCCTTGGCATCGGCAAGGGCAGCGTTCACAGAGCCGTCGGCAAGCCACGACCGGTGGACGCCGCCCCGTCACGCTGA